The Vulpes lagopus strain Blue_001 chromosome 6, ASM1834538v1, whole genome shotgun sequence genome has a segment encoding these proteins:
- the PABPC4L gene encoding polyadenylate-binding protein 4-like: MNVAAKYRQASLYVGDLDAEVTEDALFRKFSAAGPVLSIRVCRDLLTRRSLGYAYVNFLRLADAQRALDTMNFDVLRGRPLRLMWAQRDAQLRRSGVGNVFIKNLDRSVDDKALFERFSAFGKILSSKVVRDERGPRGYAFVHFQEPSAAERAIEHMNGAQLRGCRLFVGRFQSRQARQAELQLRARAGDFTNLYIKNFGGRMDDARLRAVFSEYGKTLSVKVMTDAGGRSRGFGFVSFESPEAARRAVEALNGRRLDGQPLFVGRAQRKAERQAELRRAFEQRRRDGPRDGPRDGPRDGPPDGPRGAQGAGLYVKNLDDAVDEDGLRREFARFGAVSRVKIMREEGRSRGFGLVCFAAAEEAARALAEMNGRVLGSKPLSIALAQRP, from the coding sequence ATGAACGTGGCCGCCAAGTACCGCCAGGCGTCCCTGTACGTGGGGGACCTGGACGCCGAGGTCACCGAGGACGCGCTGTTCAGGAAGTTCAGCGCCGCGGGGCCCGTGCTGTCCATCCGCGTGTGCAGGGACCTGCTGACCCGCCGCTCGCTGGGCTACGCCTACGTGAACTTCCTGCGGCTGGCGGACGCGCAGCGCGCCCTGGACACCATGAACTTCGACGTGCTGCGGGGCCGGCCGCTGCGGCTCATGTGGGCCCAGCGCGACGCGCAGCTGCGCAGGTCGGGGGTGGGGAACGTGTTCATCAAGAACCTGGACCGCTCGGTGGACGACAAGGCCCTCTTCGAGCGCTTCTCGGCCTTCGGCAAGATCCTGTCGTCCAAGGTGGTGCGCGACGAGCGCGGGCCCCGGGGCTACGCGTTCGTGCACTTCCAGGAGCCGAGCGCGGCCGAGCGCGCCATCGAGCACATGAACGGGGCGCAGCTGCGCGGCTGCAGGCTCTTCGTCGGCCGCTTCCAGAGCCGCCAGGCCCGCCAGGCCGAGCTGCAGCTGCGCGCCCGCGCCGGCGACTTCACCAACCTGTACATCAAGAACTTCGGCGGCCGCATGGACGACGCCAGGCTCAGGGCCGTGTTCAGCGAGTACGGCAAGACCCTGAGCGTCAAGGTGATGACGGACGCGGGCGGCAGGTCCCGCGGCTTCGGCTTCGTGAGCTTCGAGAGCCCCGAGGCGGCCCGGCGGGCGGTGGAGGCCCTGAACGGCCGCAGGCTGGACGGGCAGCCGCTGTTCGTGGGCCGCGCGCAGCGCAAGGCGGAGCGCCAGGCCGAGCTGCGGCGCGCGTTCGAGCAGCGCCGGCGGGACGGGCCGCGGGACGGGCCCCGGGACGGGCCCCGGGACGGGCCCCCGGACGGGCCCCGCGGGGCGCAGGGCGCCGGGCTCTACGTCAAGAACCTGGACGACGCCGTGGACGAGGACGGGCTGCGCAGGGAGTTTGCCCGCTTCGGGGCCGTCAGCAGGGTCAAGATCATGCGGGAGGAAGGGCGGAGCAGGGGCTTCGGCCTCGTCTGCTTCGCCGCCGCCGAGGAGGCCGCCAGGGCCTTGGCCGAGATGAACGGCCGCGTGCTGGGCTCCAAGCCGCTGTCCATCGCCCTGGCCCAGAGGCCCTAG